In one Chloroflexi bacterium ADurb.Bin180 genomic region, the following are encoded:
- the cobB gene encoding NAD-dependent protein deacetylase, translating to MTPDAIEQAAQILVHSSHAVVLTGAGHSTPSGIPDFRSPASGLWEQADPMVVASLDGFRRNPKAFYDWIGPLAHKMAAAAPNPAHLALAELERMGIVKAVITQNIDQLHQRAGSTRVYELHGNVRGVTCTKCGASSPPDEAWRQVLAEGRVPLCSICGGVLKPDVVLFGELLPVQVLLEAQREVDRCDVLLVAGSSLEVYPAAELPARALRNGAAIIVVNYEPTHIDSQARVVLHQDVAVALPGIARRVVEMTRKQ from the coding sequence ATGACTCCTGACGCCATTGAACAGGCAGCCCAGATCCTGGTGCACAGCAGTCACGCCGTGGTGCTGACCGGCGCCGGACACAGCACCCCATCGGGCATCCCCGACTTTCGCAGTCCGGCCTCAGGCCTGTGGGAGCAGGCCGACCCCATGGTGGTAGCGTCCCTGGATGGCTTTCGACGCAATCCAAAGGCGTTCTACGACTGGATCGGGCCTCTGGCCCACAAGATGGCTGCTGCCGCACCGAATCCGGCGCACCTGGCTCTTGCCGAGCTGGAGAGGATGGGCATTGTCAAGGCAGTCATCACACAGAACATTGACCAGTTGCATCAGAGAGCAGGTTCCACACGCGTCTATGAGTTGCATGGGAATGTTCGCGGTGTAACCTGCACCAAGTGCGGGGCAAGTTCTCCGCCTGATGAGGCATGGCGGCAGGTCCTTGCCGAAGGCCGGGTACCGCTGTGCAGCATCTGCGGGGGCGTGCTCAAGCCAGACGTTGTCCTCTTTGGTGAGCTGCTCCCAGTGCAGGTGCTCCTCGAGGCTCAGCGCGAGGTGGACCGTTGTGATGTTCTGCTGGTGGCCGGCTCGTCGCTCGAGGTCTACCCGGCCGCCGAACTTCCGGCCAGGGCACTCAGGAACGGAGCGGCAATCATCGTCGTCAACTATGAACCTACCCACATCGACTCGCAGGCCCGGGTGGTGCTGCATCAGGATGTCGCCGTGGCGCTGCCCGGCATCGCACGCCGCGTTGTCGAGATGACCAGGAAGCAGTAG
- the nfi gene encoding Endonuclease V, whose protein sequence is MQVRALHNWDLSPAEARALQERLRTRVLRCNELDNLRSVAGVDISTTQACAHAAIVVLRFPELDPIEAVEAELPLTFPYVPSLLAFREAPAILAAAGLLRKAPDLFIVDGHGLAHPRRMGLACHVGLFLDRPTIGCAKSLLCGKIRYLGPSAGDCAEIVADRETIGAAVRTRRDTEPVYVSIGHKVDLATAISYVLRCCRNYRLPEPIRWAHRIAGGEQLPGSLTRGDAGQHLRLTTAVPIDEPTVASDEPAKTSHDS, encoded by the coding sequence ATGCAGGTAAGGGCGCTGCACAACTGGGACCTCTCCCCCGCTGAGGCTCGGGCACTGCAGGAACGGCTGCGAACCCGGGTGCTACGCTGCAATGAGTTGGACAACCTGCGCTCGGTGGCCGGAGTAGACATCAGCACTACGCAGGCGTGCGCACACGCCGCCATCGTGGTTCTGCGCTTCCCAGAACTTGACCCCATCGAGGCGGTCGAGGCCGAACTGCCGCTCACCTTTCCCTATGTTCCGAGTCTGTTAGCCTTTCGCGAGGCGCCGGCTATCCTGGCCGCGGCAGGGCTGCTGCGCAAGGCACCGGACCTGTTCATCGTTGATGGGCACGGTTTGGCTCACCCGCGACGGATGGGCCTGGCCTGTCACGTTGGGCTCTTCCTTGACCGGCCCACCATCGGCTGCGCCAAGTCGCTCCTGTGCGGAAAGATACGCTATCTCGGACCTTCGGCGGGAGACTGCGCCGAGATTGTGGCTGACCGCGAGACCATCGGTGCCGCAGTGCGCACCAGACGGGACACAGAGCCAGTCTATGTCTCCATCGGCCACAAAGTGGACCTGGCCACGGCCATTTCCTATGTGCTGCGCTGCTGCCGCAACTACCGCTTGCCAGAACCGATACGCTGGGCTCACCGTATTGCTGGCGGTGAGCAGTTGCCCGGCTCACTGACTCGCGGTGATGCCGGCCAGCACCTGCGTTTGACCACCGCCGTGCCAATCGATGAGCCAACGGTGGCCTCCGACGAGCCCGCCAAAACAAGCCATGACTCCTGA